A genomic stretch from Haloferax sp. Atlit-12N includes:
- a CDS encoding TrlF family AAA-like ATPase, translated as MNSRRGSEWRKWDLHVHTPASFEHQYQFNGDEEVQKYDSDQWNKYLSELENVSDISVLGITDYFSIDGYKRILKEREQGRVKNFDTVLPNIEFRLSDIVTSRKDSGDTKRVNLHVIFSQDIHPDEIERKFLNGIKFDARGTQYSLSRENLQYAGKDYIDSNQEENHLSNYEAGCKIATVNFNEITDALDKPEFKGEFMLILATGVWGDIEWTSQGHGAKERLFRKTDALFSANSNQIDWALGKADESKEAFNRAFGDVKPCLHGSDAHRYERLCRPDDDKYCWIKADPTFEGLKQTMYEPERRVKIQSDKPDGFTPIHSLSGVSISNGNISDNLEIADNDIPLNNNLVTVIGGKGAGKTALLDLISNCFEDRCARPIEDYDEPDDQNSFVQRIQSKRPSIQTKIEFNGNDVEDFSKELTEERFFESAEFVYLPQGQIEEYCRNEERLHKHILQVIKRNVNQSNPEMINRFDQLHKEAEEHADEFRSKTSKIYELDPDKITGNKEELQKEISRAEGRLKSKKAEINSFEQRHSDELKNNSATRLKEQKKELESGIEQITNTISDVQGSAEELSRVQKLNSRLEDIESQLSDFGIGRSIERIPIGNIPQTLDTISEELDENLSSKKDEKAKVEKRITELTDLEQDYSKLLDELENINNEISELESELSAVNDRLDRLEEFRKYRRTSFIEYLQKYIEIRNQYQTVIDQFSSTQTSILEEISFEPSVNISDDLKQQLSRLLDGRSINDSDIDAAIEHLQNALEREVPQQQAEDVEKFLNSVEELQKDKLSRVQDIDFESAVYDTHLDLVEEIYFRSSPMQSLSLGQKGTVLLKILLAEEETPLIIDQPEENLDNQFIYETLVGAFRDAKLKRQVIIATHNANLVVNTDAEQVVVADYDDNTINFESGGLENSEIREKVTTILEGGTEAFQRREQRYGLE; from the coding sequence ATGAATTCCCGTCGTGGATCTGAATGGAGAAAGTGGGACCTTCATGTTCATACTCCTGCTTCATTTGAACACCAGTATCAGTTCAATGGCGATGAGGAGGTTCAAAAGTATGATTCTGATCAGTGGAACAAATACTTATCTGAACTTGAGAATGTTTCTGACATTTCAGTTCTAGGTATCACCGATTATTTCAGCATTGATGGGTACAAACGAATCTTAAAGGAGCGAGAACAAGGCAGGGTCAAAAACTTCGACACGGTTCTTCCAAATATCGAATTTCGACTATCAGATATCGTTACGAGTCGAAAAGATAGTGGAGACACAAAGCGGGTCAATCTGCATGTTATCTTTAGTCAAGATATTCATCCAGACGAGATTGAACGGAAGTTCTTGAATGGGATAAAGTTCGATGCGAGAGGGACTCAATACTCTCTATCTAGAGAAAACCTCCAGTATGCAGGAAAGGATTACATAGATTCAAATCAAGAAGAGAACCACCTTTCTAATTATGAAGCTGGTTGCAAAATTGCAACAGTCAATTTTAATGAAATAACTGATGCATTAGATAAACCGGAGTTCAAAGGGGAGTTCATGCTCATACTGGCAACAGGTGTTTGGGGAGACATCGAGTGGACATCTCAGGGACATGGTGCCAAGGAACGTCTCTTTAGAAAGACCGATGCCCTCTTTTCTGCTAACAGCAATCAAATTGACTGGGCTTTAGGAAAGGCTGATGAAAGTAAAGAAGCATTCAACAGAGCATTTGGTGATGTTAAACCCTGTCTTCATGGCTCAGATGCTCACCGGTATGAACGACTTTGTAGACCGGATGATGATAAGTACTGTTGGATAAAAGCAGACCCAACCTTCGAAGGCTTAAAACAGACTATGTACGAGCCTGAAAGGCGCGTCAAGATTCAATCTGACAAACCTGATGGCTTTACACCTATCCATTCGCTGAGCGGTGTTAGTATCTCCAACGGGAATATTTCTGACAATCTCGAAATTGCAGATAATGATATTCCTCTAAATAATAACCTAGTGACTGTCATCGGCGGCAAGGGTGCCGGCAAAACTGCCCTACTGGACCTGATCTCGAATTGTTTTGAAGATCGTTGTGCCCGGCCGATTGAGGATTACGATGAACCAGATGATCAGAACTCTTTTGTTCAGAGAATACAGTCAAAAAGACCGAGTATCCAAACAAAAATAGAATTTAATGGGAATGATGTAGAGGACTTTTCAAAAGAGCTTACTGAAGAGAGATTCTTTGAATCTGCAGAATTTGTGTATCTACCACAGGGGCAAATTGAAGAATATTGTCGGAATGAGGAACGATTGCATAAGCATATTCTACAAGTGATCAAGCGGAATGTCAACCAAAGTAATCCTGAGATGATAAACCGGTTTGATCAGTTACATAAAGAGGCCGAAGAACATGCGGACGAATTTAGATCAAAAACTTCTAAGATATATGAACTAGACCCAGACAAGATAACTGGGAATAAAGAAGAGTTACAGAAAGAGATATCTAGGGCGGAGGGTCGGCTGAAGTCTAAAAAAGCGGAGATTAATTCATTCGAACAACGCCACTCGGATGAACTTAAAAATAACTCCGCAACGAGGCTAAAGGAGCAAAAAAAGGAACTAGAGAGCGGGATTGAACAAATAACAAACACAATCTCAGACGTTCAGGGTTCTGCTGAGGAGTTGTCTCGGGTTCAAAAACTAAATTCGAGACTTGAAGACATCGAGTCACAGTTATCTGATTTCGGCATTGGACGATCTATTGAAAGAATACCAATCGGAAATATTCCCCAAACACTTGATACCATATCTGAAGAGTTAGATGAGAATTTATCGAGTAAAAAAGATGAAAAGGCCAAAGTAGAGAAGAGAATCACTGAACTAACTGACCTTGAACAAGACTACTCCAAATTGTTGGATGAATTAGAAAATATTAATAACGAAATTTCAGAATTAGAGTCAGAACTCTCTGCGGTAAACGATAGACTCGACAGGTTGGAGGAATTTCGAAAGTACCGCCGTACCTCATTCATAGAATACCTACAGAAATATATTGAGATTAGGAATCAGTATCAAACGGTAATTGATCAATTTTCCTCGACGCAAACGAGTATTCTTGAAGAGATATCATTCGAACCCTCGGTCAACATTAGTGACGACCTCAAACAACAATTGAGCCGACTTCTTGATGGCCGTAGCATAAATGATTCAGATATTGATGCCGCCATTGAACACCTCCAGAATGCTCTAGAGAGAGAAGTACCACAACAACAGGCAGAAGATGTTGAAAAGTTTTTAAATTCAGTTGAAGAGTTGCAGAAAGATAAATTGAGTAGAGTACAGGACATTGATTTTGAAAGTGCAGTCTATGACACACACCTGGACTTAGTTGAAGAGATATATTTCAGAAGTTCTCCGATGCAGAGTCTATCCCTAGGACAAAAAGGAACTGTTCTTCTAAAGATACTACTTGCAGAAGAAGAAACACCACTAATAATCGACCAACCAGAAGAAAATCTCGACAATCAGTTTATTTATGAAACATTAGTTGGTGCTTTTAGAGACGCAAAGCTAAAGAGACAAGTAATAATTGCGACCCACAATGCAAATCTAGTTGTTAATACGGATGCTGAGCAGGTTGTTGTCGCAGACTATGATGATAATACAATTAATTTTGAATCTGGAGGCCTTGAAAATTCAGAAATCAGAGAAAAAGTCACAACAATTCTCGAAGGCGGTACGGAGGCATTCCAACGGCGTGAACAGAGATATGGTTTAGAATAG
- a CDS encoding PhiH1 repressor, with the protein MRQSAEWMTPSDDRILELLREYGNLTPRAVEDFGGPSMGHAQDRLPLLTKYGLATRLSRGLYAISDDGLAYLDEELDASTLKSVDDE; encoded by the coding sequence ATGCGACAGAGCGCGGAGTGGATGACGCCCTCTGATGACCGGATTCTTGAGTTGCTTCGAGAGTACGGTAATCTCACTCCTCGTGCTGTCGAAGACTTTGGCGGCCCCTCGATGGGTCATGCGCAAGACCGTCTTCCGCTGCTGACTAAGTATGGACTGGCCACGCGGCTTTCGCGCGGCCTCTACGCGATCTCGGACGACGGACTCGCGTACTTGGACGAAGAACTGGACGCATCGACGTTGAAGTCCGTCGACGACGAGTAA